A single Desulfovibrio gilichinskyi DNA region contains:
- the hisD gene encoding histidinol dehydrogenase, translating to MPCKDIKYSDQDSWPEIKKWLDLRKNPDQKVNGLVKEILENVKSEGDQALIKYTQKFDCPDFTKEMLKVSADNRSVAYTEVKTEDLEIIEEAIRNVKDFHRRQVQQSWWTTGEDGTILGQLVRPVDRVGLYVPGGQGGETPLLSSMIMNAVPAQVAGVKQIAVISPPRKDGSLNPYILATAQELGINEIYASGSAWAIGALAYGTQTIAPCDVIAGPGNIFVATAKGQLVGEVGIDMIAGPSEIAILADESANPVWLAADMLSQAEHDPLAASILITWDKTLGAKVKEELRTQAKKLPRGEIALQSLSSWGAIVEVPDRNTGIDFVNNMAPEHLELAFEDPWSAIGLIKHAGAIFMGHHTPEPIGDYFAGPNHVLPTVGTARFSSALSVDTFCKKSSLIYTDQNYIAKNGAKIARLARLEGLEAHARSIESRYK from the coding sequence ATGCCTTGCAAGGATATAAAATACTCGGATCAAGACTCGTGGCCTGAAATTAAAAAATGGCTGGATTTACGCAAAAATCCTGATCAAAAAGTAAATGGCCTCGTTAAAGAGATACTTGAGAATGTTAAGTCAGAAGGCGATCAGGCTTTAATCAAATACACCCAAAAATTTGACTGTCCTGACTTCACAAAAGAGATGCTTAAGGTTTCTGCAGATAACAGAAGTGTTGCATACACAGAAGTTAAAACAGAAGATCTTGAAATAATAGAAGAAGCTATCCGCAATGTTAAAGATTTTCATCGCAGACAAGTTCAACAGTCATGGTGGACCACAGGCGAAGACGGAACAATACTCGGACAACTTGTTAGACCTGTTGACCGTGTAGGTTTGTATGTTCCCGGAGGTCAAGGCGGAGAAACCCCTCTTCTTTCCAGCATGATTATGAATGCTGTTCCTGCTCAGGTTGCCGGAGTTAAACAGATAGCGGTGATTTCACCACCTAGAAAAGATGGTTCCTTAAATCCGTATATCCTTGCAACTGCTCAGGAACTTGGAATTAATGAAATTTACGCATCCGGATCGGCATGGGCCATCGGCGCACTTGCTTATGGAACTCAGACCATTGCTCCATGTGATGTAATTGCCGGACCCGGTAATATCTTCGTAGCAACGGCTAAAGGCCAGCTCGTCGGTGAAGTCGGAATAGACATGATTGCCGGACCGAGCGAAATAGCAATACTTGCAGATGAATCAGCCAACCCTGTCTGGCTTGCTGCCGATATGCTTTCACAGGCTGAGCATGATCCTTTAGCGGCGTCTATCTTGATAACTTGGGATAAAACCCTTGGCGCAAAAGTTAAAGAGGAACTCAGAACTCAGGCAAAAAAATTACCGAGAGGCGAAATAGCTCTCCAATCGCTTAGTTCATGGGGTGCAATTGTTGAAGTCCCGGATAGAAATACCGGAATAGACTTTGTTAATAACATGGCTCCGGAACATCTTGAACTGGCATTTGAAGATCCATGGTCCGCAATCGGTTTAATTAAGCATGCCGGAGCTATTTTCATGGGACATCATACACCTGAACCCATTGGTGACTACTTTGCCGGGCCTAACCATGTATTACCAACCGTCGGAACGGCAAGATTTTCATCCGCCCTATCCGTCGATACTTTTTGTAAAAAATCCAGTCTGATTTATACAGATCAGAACTATATTGCTAAAAACGGCGCAAAAATCGCCAGACTGGCTAGACTCGAAGGACTTGAAGCTCATGCTCGTTCCATCGAATCCCGCTATAAATAA
- the uvrC gene encoding excinuclease ABC subunit UvrC, protein MGFEFISADYPTSPGVYLMKDSTGLIIYVGKARILRNRLSSYFRSSQNHTPKTKVMVSKIASIDILVTGTEKEALLLEASLIKKHRPRYNVVLRDDKQYVLFQLDKRSEYPRLRLTRKVVRDGSVYFGPYTSSYFARETWKILGKVFQLRKCSDSAFKNRVRPCLYHDIGQCLGPCVNFVPREQYMALVKKVEMLLSGKAHDLISDLRHEMEKAAAELAYEQAAKVRDQIKAISKTIEKQAVVLNDRADIDVIALAESSRGIGLGLLFVRQGRLLDKKDFFWPGLSLEDGEEILHSFISQFYSSTKFIPPKLLVPFEFDMHSSLEILTERSKSVVRIATPQTSEEKRLLDIARKNASIGAKEKNNEDILDILSAKLNLATSPQRIECIDASHLGGEGMRVGMVVYEQGKPEKSQYRTYTFPELEYSSDDYAALYHWVLKRIESGSPWADLILIDGGKGQLAAVEKAFSENWKETEPVPALASIAKGPTRKAGELEDRIFTPGRKNHLPLKGGSPALLYLQRLRDEAHRFVIGKQRKSRKKKALQSEVLSLPGIGPKTARLLWDEYGSVQKMREATAAELSKVEGIGKVRAKQIYDSFRDS, encoded by the coding sequence ATGGGATTTGAGTTTATTAGTGCCGATTATCCGACATCACCCGGTGTTTATCTGATGAAGGATTCCACCGGTCTTATTATATATGTAGGTAAAGCTCGAATTCTGCGAAACCGTCTTTCGTCTTACTTCCGCTCAAGTCAGAATCATACGCCTAAAACTAAGGTCATGGTCTCCAAGATAGCGTCTATTGATATTCTTGTTACAGGAACAGAAAAAGAAGCGCTTCTTCTGGAAGCCAGTCTGATTAAGAAACATAGACCGCGTTATAATGTAGTTCTGCGCGATGATAAGCAGTATGTCCTTTTTCAGCTGGATAAACGATCTGAGTATCCTCGTTTACGATTGACAAGAAAGGTTGTGCGCGATGGATCTGTTTATTTCGGGCCATATACTTCAAGTTATTTTGCCCGAGAGACATGGAAAATTCTCGGTAAGGTATTTCAATTACGAAAATGTTCAGATTCCGCTTTTAAAAACAGGGTCAGGCCCTGTCTGTATCATGATATAGGACAGTGCTTAGGACCGTGCGTTAATTTTGTACCGCGCGAACAATATATGGCACTTGTAAAAAAAGTTGAGATGCTGCTCTCAGGCAAAGCACATGATCTGATTTCAGATTTGCGTCACGAAATGGAAAAAGCTGCCGCAGAACTTGCCTATGAACAGGCTGCGAAGGTACGTGATCAGATCAAAGCAATCAGTAAAACAATCGAAAAACAGGCAGTTGTTCTTAATGACAGGGCGGATATTGATGTAATTGCCCTTGCGGAATCTTCGCGTGGAATAGGTTTGGGATTACTTTTTGTCCGGCAAGGACGTTTACTCGATAAAAAAGATTTCTTCTGGCCCGGGCTCAGTCTTGAAGACGGAGAAGAAATTCTGCATAGTTTTATTTCGCAGTTTTATTCTTCAACAAAATTTATCCCTCCAAAACTTTTGGTTCCGTTCGAATTTGATATGCATAGCTCGCTGGAAATTCTTACTGAGCGATCCAAATCTGTAGTCCGTATTGCCACTCCACAAACAAGCGAAGAGAAAAGGTTGCTTGATATTGCCCGTAAGAACGCATCAATAGGCGCAAAAGAGAAGAATAATGAGGATATTCTAGATATTTTGTCTGCTAAATTAAATTTAGCAACTTCCCCGCAACGGATTGAATGTATCGATGCCTCGCATCTAGGCGGAGAGGGTATGCGTGTCGGAATGGTTGTATATGAGCAAGGTAAACCGGAAAAGTCGCAATATCGTACGTATACATTCCCCGAACTTGAATATTCATCTGATGATTATGCAGCTTTATATCATTGGGTCTTGAAACGTATTGAATCCGGCAGCCCTTGGGCGGATCTTATCTTAATAGATGGAGGTAAGGGGCAGCTCGCAGCGGTTGAAAAAGCTTTTTCCGAGAATTGGAAGGAAACTGAGCCTGTTCCTGCTTTAGCATCTATAGCAAAAGGTCCGACCAGAAAGGCCGGTGAGCTTGAAGATAGAATTTTTACTCCAGGACGTAAAAATCATCTGCCATTAAAGGGAGGAAGTCCGGCTCTGCTATATTTACAGCGACTACGTGATGAGGCGCATAGATTTGTAATTGGAAAGCAGCGGAAATCCCGTAAGAAAAAAGCTTTGCAAAGCGAAGTTCTGAGCCTGCCGGGGATAGGCCCGAAAACAGCACGGTTGCTTTGGGATGAATATGGTTCAGTTCAAAAAATGAGAGAAGCAACAGCCGCAGAACTTTCAAAAGTTGAGGGAATCGGTAAAGTACGTGCAAAGCAAATTTATGATTCGTTTAGAGATAGTTAA
- a CDS encoding enoyl-ACP reductase FabI produces MLLEGKKALIFGVANEKSIAYGIAQQFKKQGARLAFSYVNDAIKKRVEPISDELGGEFIFPCDVSSDEDVANSAKFVREQWGDIDILVHSVAFANRDDLKKRYLETSRDGFHLALDVSAYSLVTLCNSYEPLMKPGASVMAMTYLGSSKVITNYNVMGVAKAALEASVRYLAYDLGEKGIRVNAISAGPIKTLASSGISGFKTIFSHIEDRAPLHKNVTTEEVGKTATFLASDMSSGITGEVMFVDCGYNIMGI; encoded by the coding sequence ATGCTGCTGGAAGGAAAAAAAGCACTTATTTTCGGCGTGGCAAATGAAAAAAGCATTGCTTATGGAATTGCTCAACAATTCAAAAAGCAAGGTGCTAGACTTGCTTTCAGTTATGTTAATGACGCTATTAAAAAACGCGTAGAACCGATTAGCGACGAGCTAGGCGGAGAATTTATATTCCCTTGTGATGTCAGCAGTGATGAAGATGTTGCGAACTCAGCTAAATTTGTAAGAGAGCAATGGGGAGATATTGATATTCTCGTTCATTCAGTAGCTTTTGCAAACCGTGATGACTTGAAGAAAAGATACCTCGAAACTTCACGTGACGGATTTCATCTTGCTCTTGACGTATCTGCATACTCACTGGTCACACTTTGTAATTCTTATGAACCACTCATGAAGCCGGGGGCATCTGTTATGGCAATGACCTACCTCGGATCTTCAAAAGTAATCACAAATTACAATGTAATGGGTGTTGCAAAAGCAGCTCTCGAAGCCAGCGTTCGCTATCTGGCATACGACCTTGGTGAGAAAGGTATCAGAGTTAATGCAATCAGTGCAGGCCCTATTAAAACTCTGGCTTCATCCGGTATTTCCGGATTCAAAACTATTTTCTCTCATATTGAAGACCGTGCTCCTCTGCATAAGAACGTAACCACCGAAGAAGTCGGCAAAACAGCAACTTTCTTAGCTTCGGATATGTCCAGCGGCATTACCGGAGAAGTTATGTTTGTTGACTGCGGTTACAACATTATGGGAATCTAG
- a CDS encoding outer membrane homotrimeric porin, giving the protein MKRLVILAILATMVLGMAGTASAVDLEAKGKFQFQANIMDNSDFLSAKHRGNQEDDLNFWFRARTQFRFIANENLMSELYVEYKTRVGASDSDANSGSTDRALGIKRVFIQYRFPDTEVLTTAGIFSINLPGAAAGNMVLADIDAGALTVSSPITDQISVAVGYVRAFDKNSTDTAGAGLTNVASQNAKDELDLFYAALPITIDGFEATPYAMYGTIGKDTYSSVAKMKGLTTANTAANAKAFNKNADAWWAGTSFAMTAFDPIVLKADVVYGSVDANQKQNDRSGWGMDASLAYTGLDFVQPKLVFAYTSGEDDKTDNGSERLPIINNDWAFGSYYFGGSALTSSDLDTNQQVGLWTLGLSFEGISFLDKLTHDVHFLYIKGTNDADLIKNAGTKLTNISSDGQFLTDKDQAWEIDFNTNYQIYDELAAIVEFGYIGMDMDKDTWKNYDGGSRLEGKSDPAFKLAVGLVYEF; this is encoded by the coding sequence ATGAAACGTTTGGTAATTCTCGCCATCCTCGCCACTATGGTGCTCGGAATGGCTGGTACCGCTTCTGCGGTGGATCTGGAAGCTAAAGGTAAATTCCAGTTCCAGGCTAACATCATGGACAACAGCGACTTCCTCTCAGCAAAACATCGTGGTAACCAGGAAGACGATCTCAACTTCTGGTTCCGTGCTCGTACACAGTTCCGTTTCATTGCAAACGAAAACTTGATGTCAGAATTGTACGTTGAATACAAAACTCGCGTTGGTGCATCTGATTCAGATGCTAATTCCGGTTCTACTGACCGTGCTCTCGGAATCAAGCGTGTATTCATTCAGTACCGCTTCCCTGATACTGAAGTACTGACAACAGCCGGTATCTTCTCTATCAACCTTCCTGGCGCAGCAGCAGGCAACATGGTTCTCGCTGATATCGATGCTGGCGCTTTGACTGTTAGCTCACCTATCACTGACCAGATTTCTGTTGCAGTAGGTTACGTTCGTGCATTCGACAAAAACTCAACTGACACAGCCGGTGCTGGACTTACTAATGTAGCTAGCCAGAACGCTAAAGATGAATTAGACCTGTTCTACGCAGCTCTTCCTATCACCATTGATGGCTTTGAAGCTACCCCTTATGCAATGTATGGTACTATCGGAAAAGACACATACTCTTCCGTTGCAAAAATGAAAGGTCTGACTACTGCGAATACTGCTGCCAACGCAAAAGCATTCAACAAAAATGCTGATGCATGGTGGGCAGGTACTTCTTTCGCTATGACAGCTTTCGATCCTATCGTACTTAAAGCTGACGTTGTTTACGGTTCTGTTGATGCTAACCAGAAACAGAATGATCGTTCCGGTTGGGGCATGGATGCTTCTCTTGCATACACAGGCCTTGACTTTGTACAGCCTAAACTTGTTTTCGCTTACACTTCCGGTGAAGATGACAAAACTGACAACGGTTCAGAACGTCTTCCAATAATCAACAATGACTGGGCATTCGGTTCTTACTACTTCGGTGGTTCTGCTCTTACTTCTTCTGACCTTGACACCAACCAGCAGGTTGGTCTCTGGACACTTGGTCTTTCTTTCGAAGGAATTTCCTTCCTCGACAAACTTACTCATGACGTACATTTCTTGTACATCAAGGGTACCAACGATGCTGACCTGATCAAAAATGCTGGAACAAAACTGACCAACATCAGCTCCGATGGTCAGTTCCTGACTGATAAAGACCAGGCTTGGGAAATTGACTTCAACACCAACTACCAGATCTACGACGAACTGGCAGCTATCGTTGAATTCGGTTACATCGGCATGGATATGGATAAAGACACATGGAAGAACTACGATGGTGGTTCACGTCTTGAAGGTAAATCCGATCCAGCATTTAAGTTAGCAGTTGGTCTTGTTTACGAATTCTAA
- a CDS encoding metal-dependent hydrolase: protein MNHIFTWNGHSNFKIKSGDKTIIIDPFFEGNPKSPVSWNSVKEADVVLVTHDHGDHVGQAAEICCATGATLVCIFDFVESMIAQGVSGNNIIGMNIGGTVEAAGIKIKMVQAMHSSNEGAPAGYILTYEDNFCVYFAGDTGLFASMELFGKMNDIDVAILPTGGWFTMDSSDAAYACKLLGCKYAIPMHWGTFPILEQDTSNFVAEVAKTAPECKVIELALGVETEIKA from the coding sequence ATGAATCATATTTTTACATGGAATGGACATTCAAACTTTAAGATTAAATCAGGCGACAAAACAATAATTATTGATCCTTTTTTTGAAGGCAATCCGAAATCTCCTGTCTCTTGGAATTCTGTCAAAGAAGCTGATGTTGTTTTAGTCACGCATGATCATGGAGATCATGTCGGGCAGGCGGCTGAAATATGTTGCGCTACAGGTGCAACCCTTGTCTGCATCTTTGATTTTGTCGAGAGTATGATCGCGCAAGGAGTAAGCGGAAATAACATTATCGGGATGAATATAGGCGGGACAGTTGAAGCCGCGGGAATAAAAATTAAAATGGTTCAAGCCATGCATTCCTCAAACGAAGGAGCCCCTGCCGGATACATCTTAACTTATGAAGATAATTTCTGTGTATATTTTGCCGGAGATACGGGATTATTTGCCAGCATGGAACTTTTTGGGAAAATGAATGATATTGATGTTGCAATACTCCCGACCGGAGGATGGTTCACAATGGATTCTAGCGACGCGGCATATGCCTGCAAGCTGCTCGGATGCAAATATGCGATACCTATGCACTGGGGAACATTCCCGATTTTAGAACAGGACACATCTAACTTTGTTGCTGAAGTTGCCAAAACTGCGCCTGAGTGCAAAGTTATTGAATTAGCTTTGGGTGTAGAAACTGAAATTAAAGCTTGA
- a CDS encoding UbiX family flavin prenyltransferase, with the protein MDKKRIILAATGASGTIYTLSLAKELGKRNEIELHLIISDAALKVMELETDFKPEDLTVHADFVYQQNLISAPPASGSWQHDGMIICPCSMSSLAAIANGMGSNLIHRAADVSLKERRKLILITRETPLNLIHIRNMETVTLAGGTVMPASPGFYHSPRTINDIAEHMTGRILEQLSIPHDLYKRWGENSRR; encoded by the coding sequence ATGGATAAAAAACGAATTATACTTGCAGCTACCGGCGCGAGTGGAACAATTTATACCCTCAGCCTTGCTAAGGAGCTAGGAAAACGGAATGAGATTGAACTTCATCTTATTATTTCTGACGCCGCGCTTAAAGTTATGGAACTTGAAACAGATTTCAAGCCGGAAGATCTCACAGTTCATGCAGATTTCGTCTATCAGCAAAATCTTATCTCAGCCCCTCCTGCCAGCGGCTCATGGCAACATGACGGCATGATCATATGCCCGTGTTCAATGAGCTCTTTAGCTGCAATAGCAAATGGTATGGGTTCTAATTTAATTCATAGAGCTGCTGATGTTTCACTTAAAGAACGCCGTAAACTTATTCTTATAACACGCGAAACACCATTGAATCTTATACATATCAGGAACATGGAGACAGTGACTTTGGCAGGCGGGACGGTGATGCCGGCTTCTCCGGGATTCTATCACAGCCCTAGAACAATAAATGATATTGCAGAACATATGACAGGACGTATCCTTGAACAGCTAAGCATTCCCCACGATTTATACAAACGTTGGGGAGAAAACTCACGGAGGTAA
- the rpsR gene encoding 30S ribosomal protein S18, which produces MAFKKKFTPKRKFCRFCADKALPLDYKRPDILKDFVTERGKIIARRITGTCAKHQRRLTTEIKRSRQMALMLYTTVHSTDVKKKSI; this is translated from the coding sequence ATGGCATTCAAGAAAAAATTCACACCAAAAAGGAAGTTCTGTCGTTTCTGCGCAGATAAAGCTCTTCCTCTCGATTATAAACGTCCTGACATTCTTAAGGACTTTGTTACCGAACGCGGCAAAATTATTGCCCGCAGAATTACTGGTACTTGTGCAAAACATCAGCGCCGCCTGACTACTGAAATCAAACGTTCCAGGCAGATGGCTCTTATGCTTTACACCACTGTGCATAGCACTGATGTCAAGAAAAAGAGCATCTAG
- the rplI gene encoding 50S ribosomal protein L9 → MKLILRADIDSLGRLGDIVSVKAGYGRNYLIPQGFAMPASAANLKQFELEKRKLQEKADDLRTQAEGLKARLAAVEVKVEVRVGEGDKLYGSVTAANVAEALVEQGFDLDRRKILLSDPIRSLGIFNIEVKLHPEVRGEIKLIVSKPGQIIEEEETAEPEAEQA, encoded by the coding sequence ATGAAACTTATTTTACGTGCCGATATAGACTCTCTTGGACGCCTTGGAGATATCGTTTCAGTTAAAGCCGGTTACGGTCGCAACTATTTGATTCCTCAGGGATTTGCAATGCCTGCTTCTGCCGCTAACCTCAAGCAGTTTGAACTTGAAAAAAGAAAGCTTCAGGAAAAGGCAGACGATCTGCGCACTCAGGCTGAAGGACTTAAAGCAAGACTGGCTGCAGTCGAAGTCAAAGTCGAAGTTCGTGTAGGTGAAGGCGATAAACTTTACGGTTCTGTTACCGCAGCAAATGTTGCTGAAGCTCTTGTTGAACAGGGTTTTGATCTTGATCGCAGAAAAATTCTGTTGTCTGATCCTATCCGTTCACTTGGAATTTTCAATATTGAAGTTAAACTTCACCCCGAAGTTCGCGGTGAAATTAAACTGATCGTTTCTAAACCCGGTCAGATTATAGAAGAAGAAGAAACTGCAGAACCAGAAGCAGAACAGGCGTAA
- the rpsF gene encoding 30S ribosomal protein S6, with protein MLRKYEALLLLNPELANDNRKDIVDGVVAIIEREGGKLDEIDDWGSRQLAYPVQNQSRGYYVRVVFDAPAPVVAELERNIRITDGIFKFVTVKLEDHAQVQEEA; from the coding sequence ATGCTTAGAAAGTATGAAGCACTTTTGCTTTTAAACCCCGAACTTGCGAATGATAATCGTAAGGACATCGTAGACGGGGTTGTTGCCATCATCGAACGTGAAGGCGGCAAACTCGACGAAATCGACGATTGGGGTTCTCGCCAGTTGGCTTATCCTGTCCAAAATCAGTCCCGTGGATACTATGTTCGTGTAGTTTTTGATGCACCAGCACCTGTTGTTGCAGAGCTCGAACGCAATATTCGTATCACAGACGGAATTTTCAAGTTTGTTACTGTTAAACTTGAAGATCACGCACAGGTACAGGAGGAAGCATAA
- a CDS encoding phosphoribosylaminoimidazolesuccinocarboxamide synthase produces the protein MSKKHLIETDIKELKLLSRGKVRDIYEVDAETLLIITTDRISAYDVIMPNPIEDKGKILNQITLFWMDMCKDIIPNHLISSNVADYPEVLHKYKDELQGRSVLVKKAKPLPIECIVRGYITGSGWKDYLATGKVSGHELPKGLKESDMLEMPLFTPSTKADLGEHDENITVEKAMEMLGSDLFEKVQNVTLAIYRRARDYARERGIIIADTKFEFGLIGEELILIDEVLTPDSSRFWPVEGYKAGQSQPSFDKQFLRDWLTEIKFNKQPPAPQIPENIASKTREKYLEAFKLLTSSELDA, from the coding sequence ATGTCTAAGAAACATCTTATCGAAACAGATATCAAAGAACTGAAACTTCTCTCCAGAGGAAAAGTACGTGATATTTACGAAGTAGACGCTGAAACTCTGTTGATTATTACTACCGACAGAATATCAGCATATGACGTAATTATGCCCAATCCTATTGAAGATAAGGGGAAAATTCTGAACCAGATTACTCTGTTCTGGATGGATATGTGTAAGGATATTATTCCTAACCACCTTATTTCTTCAAATGTTGCGGACTATCCTGAAGTACTGCATAAATATAAAGATGAGCTTCAGGGCCGGAGCGTTCTGGTAAAAAAAGCAAAACCATTACCCATCGAATGTATAGTTCGCGGGTATATTACCGGTTCAGGATGGAAGGACTACCTTGCTACAGGTAAAGTATCCGGCCATGAACTTCCTAAAGGGCTCAAAGAGTCTGACATGCTTGAAATGCCTTTATTCACACCTTCCACAAAAGCTGATTTAGGCGAGCATGATGAAAACATTACTGTAGAAAAAGCAATGGAAATGCTCGGCAGCGATCTGTTTGAAAAAGTGCAGAATGTGACCCTTGCAATCTATCGCCGCGCCAGAGATTATGCGCGTGAACGCGGCATAATCATTGCTGATACAAAGTTTGAATTCGGTCTTATCGGTGAAGAACTCATTCTGATCGATGAAGTTTTAACTCCGGATTCTTCAAGATTCTGGCCAGTTGAAGGTTATAAAGCAGGACAATCACAGCCCAGCTTTGATAAACAGTTTCTGCGTGACTGGCTCACAGAAATAAAGTTCAATAAACAGCCTCCAGCTCCTCAAATTCCTGAAAATATTGCTTCAAAAACTCGTGAGAAATATCTTGAAGCATTTAAGCTCTTGACCAGTTCCGAACTTGATGCTTAA